One genomic segment of Huiozyma naganishii CBS 8797 chromosome 8, complete genome includes these proteins:
- the KCS1 gene encoding inositol polyphosphate kinase KCS1 (similar to Saccharomyces cerevisiae KCS1 (YDR017C); ancestral locus Anc_3.240) — MGSGTHGPADQNLQAVVSDDLASLKDLNVEDTKRLSPVLHGRKASTYLGIFRDNDPLQESGTTPAGDDDDDGAVVANGQVPGRGNVTRNSLQQRRRNSYKNSRYRPMASSHSKAGKIVNPLTHRIDISRGYAPLGGTTAGLVSPPRPQRRYSKGNGTAATSTATTNNQVDDLSLKPVSSATYYPHRSKSSSGTTAAAAAAAVEAINDQLDEQQQQQQHMDNRPREVLEPLRLDNNSGEDKVSATVVESRTSGEPTIEGAEGAPAGSASEQDVDEDADEEDKEYPLAVELKPFTNKVGGHTAIFRFSKRAVCKTLVNRENKWYETMELTNNNLLRFMPKYIGVLNVRQHFNSREHFLSQLPAEQERSKKSDRPQFSPSFAENSECNPSTNLMGAPLEHIHSFPTESSSRPIPMADHRGDHHKSFYNENMLPEVSIDDNKHIIPDSLWGRGFLSTGKSESSSPSSAPDDSYLSPENFEGKMGGRRDSGSTMLNTKLRDLIIQEVFRPVPSRKSSTHAYSNSSVEAPIRTISGRQYLKKKIRSSSSSSYDGKNSTRDNDGNRDECPRVENERRDSNISLREVQEAKSPLLQKLKKESLSNAVDASHSVMDLTQFHKKEKIREKLLNTEDKVTGDNDDEAQRRTPDGEFGNVGSPPPISLESITLEEHTDTIVSKFILLEDLTRNMKHPCALDLKMGTRQYGVDASATKQRSQRMKCQKTTSRRLGVRICGLKIWNQSYYIKRDKYFGRRVKCGWQFVRILSRFLYDGSHVGSIVRHIPHLIKKLDMLAVEVTNLKGFRLYGASILLMYDGKADTKQRKVKVNLIDFAKCVTRDDVVDNLVSGSFKIPPKHGDLEDLGFVRGVKSLKFYLTVIWNYLTMDEPIAYTDEDLANLIDNSAERKGKELFKLPWDWLDEFDKESEADFNDPNSELRKKWRKYELIFDVEPRYNNDQDVSD; from the coding sequence ATGGGATCTGGTACTCACGGCCCCGCGGATCAGAATCTTCAGGCAGTGGTTTCCGATGATTTGGCGTCGTTGAAGGATCTGAACGTGGAGGATACGAAGCGGTTGAGTCCCGTGCTGCACGGGAGGAAGGCGTCTACTTATCTGGGGATATTCAGGGACAACGATCCGCTGCAAGAGAGTGGTACTACGCCCGCGggtgatgatgatgatgatggtgcGGTGGTGGCAAATGGGCAGGTCCCCGGCAGGGGCAACGTTACAAGGAATTCACTCcagcagaggaggaggaattCTTACAAGAACTCCAGGTACAGGCCGATGGCATCTTCACACTCCAAAGCGGGCAAGATCGTTAACCCATTGACCCATCGAATAGATATATCCCGTGGGTACGCTCCGCTGGGTGGCACTACCGCCGGGCTCGTGTCTCCGCCGAGGCCACAAAGGAGGTACAGTAAGGGAAATGGCACCGCTGCCACCAGCACCGCTACAACCAACAACCAAGTGGACGACCTCTCGTTGAAACCGGTGTCCTCCGCGACGTATTACCCACACAGATCAAAGAGTTCATCAGGTACaacggcagcagcagcagcagcagcagtagaGGCCATCAATGACCAACttgatgaacaacaacaacagcaacaacacATGGATAACAGGCCGCGAGAGGTTTTGGAGCCGCTACGGCTCGACAACAACTCTGGAGAGGATAAAGTCTCTGCCACTGTCGTAGAGAGCAGAACTTCGGGGGAGCCCACAATTGAGGGTGCGGAGGGTGCACCGGCAGGTAGCGCCTCCGAGCAAGATGTGGACGAGGATGcggacgaggaggacaagGAGTACCCTCTTGCCGTAGAGTTGAAACCGTTTACAAACAAAGTTGGTGGACACACGGCGATATTCAGGTTTTCCAAGAGGGCAGTGTGTAAGACGCTTGTTAACAGAGAGAACAAATGGTACGAGACAATGGAGCTGACAAATAACAACTTGCTCAGATTCATGCCAAAGTACATCGGTGTGCTTAACGTGAGACAACATTTCAACTCAAGGGAACACTTCCTAAGCCAGCTTCCAGCGGAACAAGAACGCAGCAAGAAGTCAGACCGGCCACAGTTTTCCCCGAGTTTCGCAGAAAACAGCGAATGTAACCCTTCTACAAACCTTATGGGGGCACCTCTAGAACACATACACTCGTTCCCCACAGAATCGTCGTCCAGACCGATTCCGATGGCGGACCACAGGGGGGACCACCATAAATCCTTCTATAATGAGAACATGTTGCCAGAGGTATCTATAGACGACAATAAGCATATAATCCCTGACTCCCTCTGGGGCCGCGGATTCCTGTCAACAGGGAAATCGGAGTCGTCCTCCCCGAGCTCTGCTCCGGACGACTCGTATTTATCGCCAGAGAACTTCGAGGGCAAGATGGGGGGAAGGAGAGATTCCGGTTCGACGATGCTGAACACGAAATTGAGAGATTTGATCATACAGGAGGTGTTCAGACCAGTCCCCTCCAGGAAAAGCTCTACCCACGCTTATAGCAACTCGTCCGTGGAAGCCCCGATACGAACGATATCTGGGAGGCAGTAcctcaagaagaagataagatcatcttcatcctcgtcgtaTGATGGGAAGAATAGCACGAGGGACAACGATGGTAATCGTGACGAGTGTCCCAGGGTTGAAAACGAACGAAGGGACTCCAACATCTCGCTGCGCGAGGTCCAGGAAGCGAAATCGCCGTTactgcagaaactgaagaaagAATCGCTCTCCAATGCCGTGGATGCATCGCATTCAGTGATGGACTTGACGCAGTTCCacaagaaggaaaagatcaGGGAGAAACTGCTTAATACAGAGGATAAAGTTACTGGGGATAATGACGATGAGGCGCAGAGGAGGACCCCCGATGGCGAATTCGGGAATGTTGGTTCACCACCTCCAATCTCGCTTGAGTCCATAACACTTGAGGAGCATACAGATACAATTGTCTCGAAATTCATTCTGCTGGAGGATCTCACTCGTAACATGAAACACCCTTGTGCGTTGGACTTGAAGATGGGGACGAGACAATATGGCGTTGATGCGAGCGCGACGAAGCAACGGTCGCAGAGAATGAAATGCCAGAAGACGACCTCGCGGCGCCTCGGTGTGCGCATTTGCGGACTCAAAATCTGGAACCAGTCGTACTATATCAAGAGGGACAAGTACTTTGGACGCCGCGTCAAGTGTGGCTGGCAGTTTGTACGTATCCTGTCCCGGTTCCTGTACGACGGGTCTCACGTGGGCTCGATTGTGAGACATATCCCACATctgatcaagaaactggacaTGTTGGCTGTGGAGGTCACCAATTTGAAGGGGTTCCGTCTCTATGGTGCCTCGATTCTGCTGATGTACGACGGCAAAGCGGACACGAAGCAGAGGAAAGTTAAAGTAAACCTAATCGACTTCGCGAAATGCGTCACGAGGGACGACGTAGTGGACAATTTGGTCAGCGGATCCTTCAAGATCCCGCCTAAGCATGGCGATCTGGAGGACCTGGGCTTCGTCAGAGGTGTGAAAAGCTTAAAGTTTTACTTGACCGTGATTTGGAACTACCTGACCATGGACGAGCCGATCGCATACACAGATGAGGACCTGGCGaacctcatcgacaacaGCGCCGAGAGAAAGGGGAAAGAACTGTTTAAACTGCCTTGGGACTGGCTCGATGAGTTTGACAAGGAGTCCGAGGCGGACTTCAACGACCCGAACAGCGAGCTACGGAAGAAGTGGCGCAAGTACGAGCTGATCTTCGACGTCGAGCCCCGCTACAACAACGACCAGGATGTCAGCGACTGA
- the DAD1 gene encoding Dad1p (similar to Saccharomyces cerevisiae DAD1 (YDR016C); ancestral locus Anc_3.239) — MDTASQSKTVNSSALKGGSLPGLGAGDKYFLEQRSFILEDINTTMDSILNGLNQLNISLENSIAVGKEFESVTNLWKTFYNEQDSILDGDDDEEEDEDEEDENANVTKSPGKDSDL, encoded by the coding sequence ATGGATACTGCCTCGCAGAGCAAAACGGTGAACTCCAGTGCTTTGAAGGGCGGATCGCTGCCCGGGCTTGGAGCCGGAGACAAGTACTTTCTGGAGCAGCGCAGTTTCATATTGGAAGACATAAACACAACCATGGATTCAATTCTGAATGGGCTTAATCAGCTGAATATATCGCTAGAGAACTCAATTGCCGTTGGGAAGGAGTTTGAATCCGTCACGAATCTGTGGAAGACTTTCTACAACGAGCAGGACAGCATATTGGATGGcgatgatgacgaagaagaagacgaggacgaggaggacgaaaaTGCGAATGTGACGAAGAGCCCAGGAAAGGACTCTGATCTGTGA
- the HED1 gene encoding Hed1p (similar to Saccharomyces cerevisiae HED1 (YDR014W-A); ancestral locus Anc_3.238): protein MRRSRTMAVTVPVRRYSRRAVTSVPVELEKINFKLGSLDLLDLASAAGENSAPYQTQYGGGESDVHGSVDTTISECDEEVSKEIDSSNGIGATAADAESPCVTGRESPYLSQEEDSPQTSSPDTSGTAYVTTALPREVHKSLKELIYKTNRELYDVDSNKVQYKAGLSRESGHHIPSLHTKRVEVKQEQSSRG from the coding sequence ATGAGAAGAAGTAGAACCATGGCAGTGACGGTGCCCGTAAGGAGGTATTCTCGGCGGGCCGTTACATCTGTCCCCGTGGAACTGGAGAAAATCAACTTCAAACTTGGCAGCCTGGATCTGCTAGACCTGGCTTCTGCGGCCGGCGAGAACTCAGCACCCTACCAGACACAGTACGGTGGTGGTGAGTCAGACGTTCATGGTTCCGTAGACACCACTATTTCAGAGTGCGACGAGGAAGTTAGCAAGGAAATTGATTCCAGCAATGGTATAGGCGCCACTGCCGCTGACGCAGAGAGCCCTTGCGTCACCGGAAGAGAATCTCCATACCTTTCACAAGAGGAGGACTCCCCACAGACATCATCACCAGATACTAGTGGGACCGCCTACGTGACCACAGCGCTACCTCGTGAGGTGCACAAATCCCTGAAGGAACTGATCTACAAGACGAACAGAGAGTTGTACGATGTCGATTCGAACAAAGTACAGTATAAAGCGGGCCTTTCGAGAGAATCTGGCCACCACATACCAAGCCTGCACACGAAACGAGTAGAGGTGAAGCAAGAGCAGTCCTCCAGAGGGTAG
- the KNAG0H01430 gene encoding FluC/FEX family fluoride channel (similar to Saccharomyces cerevisiae YPL279C; ancestral locus Anc_3.237) → MNKQASDGTSTDDLERTGGQGQNSVQRAVHNDAAMATSLWKKWMTRDSKVHFLLVFSTGSILGTYVRVGIEALTKYKYSFTAEGSSLWPNFVACLLMGALQILNGPENSWFTECPYLYTGLTTGFCGACSSYSSMVLEMMHYSTSLNRININEHVKLPNRAYGIMEFLSVLLSHLFISFGAYIWGRALAEQLAAAVTTSRDSEKSEDSSDTPHPTPVVAHHTVLKYVKWLNMVFAAATIPLIALLIVLACVYNNYSRAVWTLPPLFGIFGSLLRHHLSLSFNSGNVRFPHGTFIANQLGVILICVFDMVQRGKKNGHSNTPIITSVTACRVVSALSNGFCGCLSTLSTFMNEGYRLGFRGSLFYYSVSFGVSYIVCIIMLGSLAWSRGLTVPVC, encoded by the coding sequence ATGAACAAGCAGGCGTCGGACGGCACGAGCACGGATGATCTGGAGCGAACTGGAGGTCAGGGACAGAACAGTGTTCAAAGAGCAGTCCACAACGATGCTGCGATGGCAACGTCACTGTGGAAGAAGTGGATGACACGGGACAGTAAAGTgcactttcttcttgtttttaGCACGGGGTCCATTCTTGGGACGTATGTAAGAGTCGGTATTGAGGCGTTGACCAAATACAAGTACTCCTTCACGGCAGAGGGATCGTCGCTGTGGCCGAACTTCGTTGCATGTCTGCTGATGGGCGCGCTGCAGATCCTTAACGGTCCGGAAAATTCATGGTTTACGGAGTGTCCATACCTGTACACAGGGCTCACCACCGGATTCTGCGGTGCCTGCTCGTCGTATTCTAGTATGGTACTCGAAATGATGCACTACTCGACAAGCCTGAATAGAatcaacatcaacgagCACGTCAAGTTGCCCAACAGAGCGTATGGGATCATGGAGTTTCTATCGGTGTTATTGAGCCACCTCTTTATATCATTTGGTGCTTATATCTGGGGAAGAGCGCTGGCAGAGCAGTTGGCTGCCGCAGTCACCACCAGCAGAGATAGCGAAAAGTCGGAAGACAGCTCCGACACCCCTCATCCAACTCCTGTTGTCGCGCACCACACAGTGTTGAAATACGTCAAATGGCTCAACATGGTGTTTGCGGCAGCGACAATCCCTCTAATCGCGTTGCTCATCGTGCTAGCCTGTGTCTACAACAATTACTCTAGAGCCGTATGGACGCTACCGCCGTTATTCGGCATATTCGGTTCCCTGCTGCGTCACCACCTATCGCTGTCATTCAATTCAGGCAACGTGAGATTCCCGCATGGGACCTTTATTGCGAACCAGCTTGGTGTTATCCTGATCTGCGTGTTTGATATGGTCCAGCGCGGTAAGAAAAATGGACACAGCAACACCCCCATTATTACATCTGTCACCGCATGCCGAGTAGTATCAGCACTGTCCAATGGGTTTTGCGGCTGTCTGAGCACTTTGAGTACATTCATGAACGAGGGCTACCGGTTAGGCTTCCGGGGTAGTCTCTTTTATTATTCCGTTTCTTTCGGCGTCTCATACATCGTGTGCATTATTATGTTGGGATCCCTAGCCTGGTCGAGAGGGTTGACGGTACCCGTTTGTTAG
- the RAD61 gene encoding Rad61p (similar to Saccharomyces cerevisiae RAD61 (YDR014W); ancestral locus Anc_3.235), giving the protein MKVYGRVSKPRVFHEVQRGRGQHMTGEQSQSQFSSDDESEQRDVAPSRDKPQRENDDVFGFLDPGNGRHTRVNRGRRRRKRTATLVGEDSPDEETLAARNDGGVQELELSVESFLDGVQRRTASQWEQQLQEGESSFLDKFLEGTTESATTAEVKYKGTPEAHDKKMYNNTRTILVKRDDEFGDGSEQEGEDEGKPDNSFGANSFHELRNLGHSLKYRQDLEFLLTDCISHAERLLNVNLSIRRDNLFKEYLSKHHANDIWGLCFNEDAPSPELDFLKGTLLSELKLRPTEIRSWPTFSQLITRLSNNYSKPNGPAKNKKKKTSKMVLMNYNEFYSKSHFDTSLDLALDLLQYYHKEVSLGSELQRNILVFVSEHPEREDTLVKTYSTLSNILLDCTINDSSTFNFLLEVFTKNLPTGYANPYYSQGFILLTNRLLEEFKMTPQLADQIALPTFSLIVADLLDGESTIEQQKTNVCQLALCLNVLDYCDIGIKIEQWSKVPQILSGLQKQGADKFLVGLFALTVSLVSIKSLSVHPTTPSLQELLRQELHSLKIIAKDNKSVSSKVEYALGKLCF; this is encoded by the coding sequence ATGAAAGTGTATGGGAGAGTAAGCAAACCGCGGGTGTTTCATGAGGTGCAGCGGGGCCGTGGACAGCATATGACGGGGGAACAATCGCAATCGCAATTCAGCAGCGACGATGAGAGCGAACAGCGCGATGTGGCGCCATCCCGCGATAAGCCACAGAGAGAGAATGACGACGTGTTTGGTTTCTTAGACCCTGGGAACGGGCGGCACACGCGGGTAAATCGTgggaggaggaggaggaaacgAACAGCGACTCTCGTGGGGGAAGATTCGCCAGATGAGGAGACTCTTGCCGCGCGCAATGATGGTGGTGTGCAGGAGCTCGAATTGTCCGTGGAAAGCTTCCTAGATGGAGtgcagaggaggacggCGTCGCAATGGGAACAGCAGCTTCAAGAGGGAGAATCCAGTTTTTTAGATAAGTTTCTCGAAGGTACCACTGAATCGGCAACAACCGCTGAGGTGAAGTACAAAGGTACGCCGGAGGCACATGATAAGAAAATGTACAATAACACTAGGACGATACTCGTGAAGAGGGATGACGAATTTGGGGATGGTTCGGAACAAGAGGGTGAGGACGAGGGAAAGCCGGACAACTCATTTGGTGCCAACAGTTTTCATGAACTCAGGAATCTGGGTCATTCGTTGAAATACAGGCAGGATCTCGAGTTCTTGCTCACCGACTGCATTAGCCACGCGGAGAGACTTTTAAATGTAAATTTGTCCATCCGTAGGgacaatttgttcaaagagtatCTGTCCAAACACCACGCAAACGATATATGGGGGTTGTGTTTCAATGAGGACGCGCCTTCGCCAGAGCTTGATTTTTTAAAGGGCACGCTCTTAAGTGAATTGAAATTGAGGCCTACCGAGATCCGATCTTGGCCCACATTTTCCCAACTCATCACTCGGCTCAGTAACAATTACAGTAAACCAAACGGGCCAGCaaagaataagaagaaaaagacaAGCAAGATGGTGTTAATGAACTACAACGAGTTCTACTCAAAATCACATTTTGACACCAGTTTGGATTTAGCATTGGACTTACTTCAGTATTACCATAAGGAGGTCTCCCTGGGAAGCGAGCTACAAAGGAACATATTGGTCTTTGTTTCGGAGCACCCAGAGAGGGAAGATACCCTGGTGAAAACATACTCCACTTTATCAAACATCCTTCTCGATTGCACTATCAACGACAGCAGCACGTTCAATTTCCTTCTGGAAGTTTTTACCAAAAATCTCCCCACAGGGTATGCCAACCCTTACTACTCGCAGGGGTTCATTCTCTTGACGAATCGATTGCTAGAGGAGTTTAAAATGACCCCGCAGCTCGCCGATCAGATTGCTCTCCCGACGTTCAGTTTGATAGTCGCGGATCTGCTGGACGGAGAATCTACTATCGAACAACAAAAAACCAACGTGTGCCAATTGGCGTTGTGTCTCAACGTCCTGGATTATTGTGACATAGGGATAAAAATAGAGCAATGGTCGAAAGTCCCGCAAATACTGAGCGGGCTACAGAAACAGGGGGCCGATAAGTTTCTTGTGGGATTATTTGCGCTTACAGTCAGCCTTGTGTCCATTAAATCATTGTCCGTGCACCCTACAACACCTTCCCTTCAAGAGTTGCTTCGACAAGAACTACACTCTCTAAAGATTATAGCAAAGGACAACAAAAGCGTATCGAGCAAAGTAGAATACGCACTAGGGAAACTCTGCTTCTGA
- the PSF1 gene encoding DNA replication protein PSF1 (similar to Saccharomyces cerevisiae PSF1 (YDR013W); ancestral locus Anc_3.234), which produces MYGDLGNKLIIEAKRTQQLQSRRNGIRDGTANVSIPQYNDALVRGIIAEVEQIRESGAGGDAAAGQCAHFVNLLCLERNKRCLLSYHKMRSEIMDGMAWAGTAGDVLSGGGGATDSTLSDQLGNLSHSEQSYLQQYTDLLTQMKSAPAFADIDLAGSLTPPSDIFIDVRVLKDAGEIQTEYGTFNLVKDSQFYVRQSDVESLIQQGYLQKI; this is translated from the coding sequence ATGTACGGGGATCTCGGGAACAAACTGATCATTGAGGCCAAACGGACTCAGCAGTTGCAATCGCGGCGGAACGGTATCCGTGACGGTACCGCGAACGTGTCCATCCCGCAGTACAACGACGCACTCGTGCGTGGAATCATTGCAGAGGTTGAACAAATACGTGAGAgtggtgccggtggtgATGCAGCTGCTGGCCAATGTGCACATTTTGTCAATCTACTGTGTTTGGAGAGAAACAAGAGGTGTCTTTTGAGTTACCACAAGATGAGGAGCGAGATCATGGACGGGATGGCGTGGGCGGGCACTGCAGGAGACGTGCTCAGCGGTGGCGGCGGTGCCACGGACAGCACGCTCTCTGACCAATTGGGCAACCTGTCACACAGTGAGCAAAGTTACCTTCAACAGTACACGGACCTGCTGACGCAGATGAAGAGTGCCCCCGCGTTCGCGGATATCGATCTTGCCGGGTCGCTGACCCCCCCGAGCGATATCTTTATTGACGTGCGGGTGCTGAAGGATGCCGGTGAGATCCAGACGGAGTACGGCACTTTCAATCTCGTCAAAGACTCGCAATTCTACGTGCGGCAAAGTGATGTCGAAAGCCTCATTCAACAGGGATACCTCCAGAAGATCTAA
- the KNAG0H01455 gene encoding uncharacterized protein — translation MVREQLRKLFDTYNKYLVPQRVQTNGLLSANIPDIIYQRFNVLKKVKLPWVSMETDGWTSNKGTDCISVTINLVTGNMDKACFPIYFSEVETKEKQELTETLLSLIKMFSLSKLLTSCCTDNAASVIGATDSLKGDEQFFFFNSHNGCAVHQIQLFVRALIDDIIENLQTATENTGSENDEEDLESFPNICSVDIVQRLMALTKKLRK, via the coding sequence ATGGTGAGAGAGCAGCTCCGTAAGCTCTTTGATACCTATAACAAATACTTGGTACCTCAGCGTGTGCAAACAAATGGTCTACTGAGTGCAAACATTCCTGATATTATTTATCAACGTTTtaacgttttgaagaaagtcaaaTTGCCTTGGGTATCTATGGAAACCGATGGCTGGACATCAAACAAGGGCACCGATTGTATCAGTGTCACGATCAATCTAGTTACCGGTAATATGGATAAAGCTTGCTTTCCGATTTACTTTTcagaagttgaaacaaaagaaaagcaGGAGCTAACAGAAACCTTGCTTTCGTTGATAAAAATGTTTTCTCTATCAAAATTGCTCACATCCTGTTGCACGGATAATGCTGCTTCCGTGATAGGAGCAACAGATTCGTTAAAAGGAGACGAgcaattcttttttttcaactctcaCAACGGTTGTGCGGTAcaccaaattcaactgTTCGTGAGAGCTTTAATCGATGATATTATTGAGAACCTGCAAACAGCTACAGAAAATACAGGttcagaaaatgatgaagaggatcTTGAATCGTTTCCTAATATCTGCTCAGTGGATATTGTCCAGCGTCTAATGGCActgaccaagaaattgagaaaataG
- the KNAG0H01460 gene encoding uncharacterized protein: MSSVCPSGLSDLLRRPVELQKFKAKYEKYYARACDSTYIHMLSALFHHDAVKVFKISQKHCVDVYSELTNIAFKIMNFEIIENGDESSETEDNGSTDERYDFMKMKEVKGIFADDGRSNMALTVKDFKRVLREHLLKEIKGFRQFWESVCEVTVMRLAHEMKVKI; the protein is encoded by the coding sequence ATGTCATCGGTTTGTCCTAGTGGATTAAGTGATCTCTTGAGAAGACCGGTcgaacttcaaaagttcaaagcGAAGTATGAAAAGTACTACGCAAGAGCCTGTGATTCTACCTACATTCATATGTTGAGTGCGTTGTTTCATCATGATGCTGTGAAAGTTTTTAAAATCTCCCAAAAGCATTGCGTTGATGTATATTCTGAACTGACCAACATTGCattcaaaataatgaattttgagataattgaaaatggagatgAGAGCAGTGAAACAGAAGATAATGGATCCACCGATGAACGTTATGATTTtatgaaaatgaaagaggTGAAAGGAATTTTCGCTGACGACGGTCGGTCTAATATGGCATTAACGGTCAAGGACTTTAAAAGAGTTTTGAGGGAACACTTGCTCAAAGAAATAAAAGGGTTTAGGCAATTCTGGGAGTCTGTATGCGAGGTAACGGTAATGCGTCTGGCGCATGAGATGAAGGTAAagatttga
- the CDS1 gene encoding phosphatidate cytidylyltransferase (similar to Saccharomyces cerevisiae CDS1 (YBR029C); ancestral locus Anc_3.230), which produces MASNSGSADLRTAKKVSAAEKRSQKKGGAANGNGTGNGNDNGVAPVSEKEKKKYNFFVRTVWTLVMICGFFVTLASGHIWCVLLVVYCQVATFRECIGVTTLSSREKKLPLTRTLNWYMLFTTIYYLDSQEFYQFFGPSFLEYKVLSIIRSNHGFICYCAYLFGFVIFVSSLRKGHLKFQMGSLCITHMALLFIVFQGHLIIKNILNGLFWFLLPCGLVIVNDIFAYLCGITFGKTKLIEISPKKTLEGFMGAWFFTALASVILTRLLSPYTYLTCPTKDLKTNFFSALTCELNPVFLPQTYKLPLVFFEEKFGISSITIKPIYFHALNLATFASLFAPFGGFFASGLKRAFKVKDFGHSIPGHGGITDRVDCQFLMGSFANLYYETFISENRITVETVLSTILMNLNEREILQLVATLLDTLKKRDVLNVEKLQTAKDMLDTIVH; this is translated from the coding sequence ATGGCTAGTAACTCGGGTTCTGCAGATTTGCGGACGGCGAAGAAGGTCTCTGCTGCGGAGAAACGGTCCCAGAAGAAGGGCGGGGCGGCCAACGGTAACGGTACCGGGAATGGCAATGACAACGGCGTTGCCCCAGTTTCcgagaaggagaaaaagaaatacaatTTCTTTGTGCGTACGGTGTGGACCCTGGTGATGATCTGTGGGTTTTTCGTAACGCTGGCGTCTGGGCACATATGGTGTgtgctgctggtggtgtaCTGTCAGGTGGCCACGTTCAGAGAGTGCATTGGTGTTACGACACTCTCGTCACGCGAGAAGAAGCTGCCGTTGACGCGCACGCTCAACTGGTACATGCTGTTCACAACGATCTACTACCTGGACAGCCAGGAGTTTTACCAGTTCTTCGGACCCTCCTTCTTAGAGTACAAAGTGCTCAGCATCATTAGATCGAACCACGGGTTCATCTGCTACTGCGCTTACCTGTTCGGGTTCGTCATCTTTGTCAGCTCGTTGCGGAAGGGCCACCTCAAGTTTCAAATGGGGTCGCTGTGCATTACACACATGGCGCTGCTGTTCATTGTGTTCCAGGGCCACCTGattatcaaaaatatccTTAACGGGCTGTTCTGGTTCCTATTGCCCTGTGGGCTCGTCATCGTGAACGATATCTTCGCGTACCTGTGCGGGATCACTTTCGGCAAGACCAAACTGATTGAGATCTCGCCCAAGAAGACTCTGGAGGGGTTTATGGGTGCATGGTTCTTTACAGCGCTTGCTTCAGTCATCTTGACACGGTTGTTGTCACCATACACTTACCTGACGTGCCCAACGAAGGATTTGAAGACGAACTTCTTTTCCGCGCTGACGTGTGAGTTGAACCCAGTCTTCCTACCGCAGACGTACAAACTGCCCCTCGTGTTCTTCGAGGAGAAATTTGGAATCAGTTCCATCACGATCAAGCCAATCTACTTCCATGCGTTGAATCTCGCCACGTTCGCGTCGCTGTTCGCGCCCTTTGGAGGGTTCTTTGCTTCAGGGCTCAAGAGGGCCTTCAAAGTGAAGGACTTTGGACACTCGATCCCAGGGCACGGCGGGATCACAGATAGAGTGGACTGCCAGTTTCTGATGGGATCCTTTGCAAACTTATACTACGAAACGTTCATCTCCGAGAACAGGATAACTGTGGAGACTGTCCTGTCCACAATACTTATGAACCTGAACGAGAGAGAGATCCTGCAACTGGTTGCCACATTGCTGGACACTCTCAAGAAAAGAGACGTCTTGAACGTTGAAAAGTTACAAACAGCCAAGGACATGCTTGATACGATAGTGCATTGA